The following are from one region of the Acidobacteriota bacterium genome:
- a CDS encoding PD40 domain-containing protein, translating to MHTQVPRWLAATLLCLALLFAVSSPSLAATGPNGKIVYVVNMPDNTTDIWVMDADGSNQVDLTNTPGINELAPTWAPDGSKIAYVVTDFITPGVWIMNPDGTGQAKFSTFTGVEFGPTWSADSTRLALVRYVPGIVMSIQFDIFVVAVDGSSDVNITNSDYDEIEPAWSPDGKRIAFAGVREGGAFTTWQIVTVNPDGSGEAVLVVMDEENRSPNWSPDSAMITFMSQFNNPCCANWQVWAMNSDGTGATNLNPDPTVYDMWPSFSPDGTLIIFSSTRNGGCCGETNIFTMPAPTQLPPLASLEAPVAIQQLTFNGKSTDPNWAKQAGVGACKVNCLRSKGILFSAKRDNAGIELHGKVRVKNELKALVPDVLVSIQWTLPGGSTQTAQGTTNINGLADFQLKGPHGTYTLKVTGLAKQGFTFDPAKSLLTKTVTK from the coding sequence ATGCACACCCAGGTTCCACGATGGCTAGCCGCGACCCTACTCTGCCTCGCGCTGCTATTTGCAGTCTCAAGCCCTTCTCTCGCCGCAACAGGCCCTAACGGAAAAATCGTTTACGTCGTCAACATGCCGGACAACACTACGGACATCTGGGTGATGGATGCGGACGGAAGCAATCAAGTCGATCTAACCAATACTCCGGGCATCAACGAACTCGCACCCACATGGGCGCCCGACGGCTCCAAAATCGCCTACGTCGTTACCGACTTCATCACACCGGGCGTATGGATCATGAATCCCGACGGCACCGGGCAGGCTAAGTTCTCGACGTTTACCGGCGTCGAGTTCGGTCCCACATGGTCGGCCGACAGCACCAGGCTCGCATTAGTGCGCTACGTACCCGGAATCGTCATGTCGATCCAGTTCGATATTTTTGTGGTGGCGGTCGACGGCTCTTCGGACGTGAATATCACCAACTCCGACTACGACGAAATCGAGCCGGCATGGTCACCGGACGGAAAGAGAATTGCCTTTGCCGGAGTTCGTGAGGGCGGAGCGTTCACTACCTGGCAGATCGTGACCGTAAATCCCGATGGCAGCGGCGAAGCGGTACTCGTCGTGATGGACGAAGAGAATCGCAGTCCCAACTGGTCGCCGGACAGCGCCATGATTACGTTCATGTCGCAGTTCAACAATCCTTGCTGCGCGAATTGGCAAGTCTGGGCGATGAACAGTGACGGAACTGGCGCAACCAACCTCAACCCGGATCCAACTGTGTACGACATGTGGCCATCTTTCTCTCCGGATGGCACGCTCATCATTTTCTCCAGCACCCGCAACGGCGGATGCTGTGGCGAAACCAATATCTTCACGATGCCTGCGCCCACTCAACTGCCGCCTCTTGCCAGTCTCGAAGCGCCAGTGGCAATCCAGCAACTCACCTTCAACGGCAAGTCGACCGATCCGAATTGGGCTAAGCAGGCTGGAGTGGGCGCCTGCAAAGTCAATTGCCTGCGCTCGAAAGGAATCCTGTTCAGCGCCAAACGGGACAACGCTGGGATTGAACTTCACGGCAAGGTCCGCGTGAAAAACGAACTCAAAGCATTGGTACCCGATGTGCTGGTAAGCATCCAATGGACGCTACCGGGCGGCAGCACACAAACCGCCCAGGGCACGACCAACATCAACGGCCTGGCGGATTTCCAACTGAAGGGTCCGCACGGAACATACACGCTCAAGGTAACTGGGCTGGCGAAACAGGGCTTCACATTTGATCCAGCAAAGAGCCTGCTGACCAAGACCGTCACCAAATAG
- a CDS encoding CHAT domain-containing protein has product MFSARATVTVFALYLAAGTFSVAQSIPNDPLNEKIRQADALQDKGSLQEAQAAYESVLKSLSPDTPSQQLGHVLNGLSNVASSLGKNSEAVDFAQRALGAYHALGDAEGQSYALNSRGIAEGELGQYSAAQASFNDALSFSRSIKDLKTEVRTLNNLGNAYYFPGNYLEALRAYERALQIVENHPAETWSDYWRQITKINQATLYQRLGRYQDALTIYKQVGGATSSLSASDKAHLFMNLGVLYRRLGDPWKALDSYQSALDLYTQQHDDDGDISVLKNMGIVYALDQNDLKKARHFFEKALARAQSAHMELEVVQTHLYLGETLLRESDLQSARPEFEAALAQAERLGIAEEQWKAHYAIGKINELSGHAADAQADYEMAIAIIEMSRSQLQLSALRAEFLIDKRDAYDALIALLLSRNDIRSAFTVLEKSRARTFQDRLAAGRGRDSKHSGALSLGETQRYLDSDTVLLEYWVSGNRVALLWCTHDSHGVKQITYSTAEREHLLEFLRQLPDSLKDDWRQQVSTLGSLFPDASSLPPNLRHVVIVPDGWLAAVPFDLAPASPHSDTLLIEKYDISYLPTATLFRRAPATRAGLHFPWMPEFAAFGNPAIEIQERGQRTFEKSGSLARLPYSEEEIASISRMARGRSEMHLGSADIKRAFLASQGPRAPLLHVSTHAFADADIPENSRILFSPADPAGSADYVFLRELYDLDLHDVNLATLSACNTERGKMIRGEGVQAFSRALLVAGSRSSLTTLWRVADQPTSEFMKQFYYYALVKRQSKVEALRSAKLTFINSNTQLANPAHWAAFVLNGDGTGTLPRFVSWGELMSMVTIATLVLGAGIWFLLQSRRRVNRVHSSERVVSQ; this is encoded by the coding sequence ATGTTCTCCGCTCGAGCCACTGTCACGGTCTTCGCCCTGTACCTTGCGGCAGGCACCTTCTCCGTTGCGCAAAGCATTCCAAACGACCCACTTAACGAAAAGATTCGCCAGGCCGATGCGCTGCAGGACAAAGGGTCTCTCCAGGAAGCGCAAGCGGCATATGAATCTGTGCTCAAATCGCTGTCCCCGGACACTCCATCTCAGCAACTCGGCCATGTCTTGAATGGTCTCAGCAACGTCGCGTCTTCGCTGGGGAAGAACAGTGAAGCGGTCGACTTCGCCCAGAGAGCCTTGGGTGCGTACCACGCGTTAGGCGATGCCGAAGGACAGTCGTACGCGCTCAACAGTCGTGGTATCGCGGAAGGAGAACTAGGACAGTATTCCGCGGCGCAGGCCAGCTTTAACGACGCCCTCTCTTTCAGCCGCAGCATCAAAGATCTCAAAACCGAAGTACGAACGCTGAACAATCTGGGCAACGCGTATTACTTCCCTGGAAATTATCTCGAAGCGCTACGCGCTTACGAACGCGCGCTGCAGATCGTGGAAAACCATCCCGCCGAGACTTGGAGCGACTATTGGCGCCAGATTACGAAGATTAACCAGGCCACACTCTATCAACGGCTGGGGCGTTACCAGGACGCACTGACGATCTACAAGCAAGTTGGCGGGGCAACGAGCAGTTTGTCCGCAAGTGACAAGGCCCACCTCTTCATGAACCTTGGAGTTCTCTACCGCCGCCTGGGAGATCCCTGGAAAGCGTTAGACAGCTATCAGTCGGCCCTGGACCTCTACACACAACAGCACGACGATGACGGCGACATCAGCGTCCTGAAGAACATGGGTATTGTGTACGCCCTCGATCAGAACGATTTAAAAAAGGCTCGTCACTTCTTCGAAAAGGCTTTGGCGCGCGCCCAGTCAGCTCACATGGAACTCGAAGTCGTGCAGACTCACCTTTATCTGGGAGAGACGTTGCTGCGCGAATCTGATCTCCAGTCAGCTCGCCCTGAGTTTGAAGCCGCCCTTGCACAAGCAGAAAGACTCGGCATCGCGGAAGAGCAATGGAAAGCGCATTATGCGATCGGCAAAATCAATGAACTCTCCGGTCATGCGGCGGACGCGCAGGCTGACTACGAGATGGCCATTGCGATCATCGAGATGTCGCGCTCGCAACTGCAGTTGTCGGCACTACGCGCCGAATTTCTCATCGACAAACGGGATGCGTATGACGCTTTGATCGCTCTGCTACTCAGCCGTAACGATATTCGAAGTGCGTTTACGGTGCTGGAAAAAAGTCGCGCCCGCACCTTTCAGGATCGACTCGCCGCCGGCCGTGGACGCGACTCAAAGCATTCCGGGGCGCTCAGCCTCGGTGAAACTCAGCGGTATCTCGATTCGGATACGGTTCTCCTGGAATACTGGGTTTCAGGAAACCGGGTTGCGCTCCTTTGGTGTACTCATGACTCGCACGGAGTAAAACAGATCACGTATTCCACTGCCGAGCGGGAACATCTGCTTGAATTTCTGCGCCAACTCCCGGATAGCCTTAAAGACGACTGGCGCCAACAGGTCAGTACTCTCGGCTCTTTGTTTCCTGACGCTTCTTCCCTGCCTCCGAACTTGCGGCACGTCGTCATCGTTCCTGATGGATGGCTTGCTGCGGTGCCCTTCGATCTAGCTCCGGCTTCTCCCCATTCCGATACTCTCCTCATCGAGAAATACGACATTTCCTACTTGCCGACGGCTACTCTCTTCCGCCGTGCTCCGGCGACCCGGGCTGGATTGCACTTTCCCTGGATGCCGGAATTCGCCGCATTTGGAAATCCCGCGATTGAGATCCAGGAACGAGGGCAGCGGACGTTCGAAAAGTCAGGGAGTCTGGCTAGACTGCCTTACTCCGAAGAAGAGATCGCGAGCATTTCCAGAATGGCCAGAGGCCGGTCGGAAATGCACTTAGGGAGCGCGGACATCAAGAGGGCATTCCTTGCCTCCCAAGGGCCCCGTGCCCCGCTGTTGCATGTGAGCACCCACGCCTTTGCGGATGCGGATATTCCCGAGAACTCGCGAATCTTGTTTTCCCCGGCTGATCCCGCCGGGAGCGCGGACTACGTTTTCTTGCGCGAGTTGTACGACCTGGACCTGCACGACGTCAATTTAGCGACTCTTTCGGCGTGTAACACGGAACGTGGAAAGATGATTCGCGGAGAAGGTGTGCAGGCTTTCAGTCGCGCCCTGCTGGTCGCGGGCTCACGTTCATCGCTGACGACATTGTGGAGGGTAGCGGATCAACCAACCAGCGAGTTCATGAAGCAGTTTTATTACTACGCTCTCGTGAAACGGCAGTCAAAAGTGGAAGCGCTGCGCTCTGCCAAGCTCACGTTTATCAACTCCAATACGCAACTTGCAAACCCCGCTCATTGGGCTGCGTTCGTACTCAACGGCGACGGCACCGGTACGCTTCCCCGCTTTGTTTCATGGGGCGAACTGATGTCGATGGTGACGATCGCGACCCTCGTACTTGGAGCTGGAATTTGGTTCCTGCTACAGAGTCGGCGAAGGGTCAACCGGGTCCACAGTTCCGAGCGTGTCGTCTCCCAATAG
- a CDS encoding DUF3179 domain-containing protein — translation MWTRTANGRVLHFYLAGINNQNFLMRDKETGTWWQQITGKAIYGPLKGSALELVASDELTFGQWKSEVSDGKVLAPVAKFTKEYDANWEPEVAKLPVVISFPGTELKSRDVVVGIEIGGAARAYPWDSVVKQAPIVDHLHGTPLLLVVGKDKKSFRVFVGRVDGKETEFFLKSETKDWTLLDTATNSEWNFQGCATSGPSQGKCLDRVPALKDYWFDWRNYHHDTTIYKH, via the coding sequence GTGTGGACACGAACGGCGAATGGAAGGGTCCTGCATTTTTACCTTGCCGGGATCAACAACCAGAACTTCCTCATGCGCGACAAGGAGACCGGCACCTGGTGGCAGCAGATCACCGGCAAAGCCATCTATGGTCCGCTCAAGGGCTCTGCGCTTGAACTTGTCGCGAGCGACGAACTGACTTTTGGCCAGTGGAAATCCGAAGTCTCCGATGGCAAAGTGCTGGCGCCGGTCGCGAAATTCACCAAAGAATACGACGCCAACTGGGAACCCGAAGTAGCCAAACTGCCGGTCGTGATCAGCTTTCCGGGAACTGAATTGAAATCGCGGGACGTTGTCGTCGGCATCGAGATCGGCGGCGCCGCCCGCGCGTATCCCTGGGACAGCGTTGTGAAACAGGCTCCAATCGTCGACCACCTGCACGGAACTCCGCTTCTGCTCGTGGTTGGCAAAGATAAGAAATCGTTTCGCGTATTCGTCGGCCGCGTGGATGGCAAGGAAACCGAATTCTTTCTGAAAAGCGAAACCAAAGACTGGACCCTGCTCGATACAGCCACAAACAGCGAATGGAATTTTCAGGGCTGTGCGACGTCAGGACCTTCGCAGGGCAAATGTCTCGATCGAGTGCCCGCTCTCAAAGACTATTGGTTCGACTGGCGAAATTATCACCACGACACGACCATCTACAAACACTAG
- a CDS encoding sigma-70 family RNA polymerase sigma factor produces MIDALTTGYGVRGRVVAPRVPSAGRAESGAIIERMSLEQLLDEELVTLYRSGTQVGEREQYINELFRRNYARVARWCLRFTTDREAAADLAQEVFAKAYQNLSSFQGQSKFSTWLFVIARNHCLNAVRANSRQATELSADDGEEILLGIADNSPSAHSVLEQTASAQMVRKLLTEALDETEKMVFTLHYGEEVSLDAITRLLRLENQSGAKAYIVSAKRKLARLVQQMKARGQYGRV; encoded by the coding sequence ATGATCGACGCACTCACAACCGGCTACGGAGTTCGCGGCAGAGTAGTCGCCCCAAGGGTTCCATCGGCGGGCCGGGCAGAGTCGGGCGCTATAATCGAACGCATGTCTTTGGAGCAACTCCTGGACGAGGAGTTGGTCACCCTCTATCGGTCCGGAACCCAGGTCGGCGAACGGGAACAGTATATTAACGAGTTATTTCGGCGGAACTACGCGCGAGTAGCCCGTTGGTGCCTGCGCTTTACTACCGATCGCGAAGCGGCAGCCGACCTCGCACAAGAGGTTTTCGCCAAGGCGTATCAGAACCTCAGTTCATTCCAGGGACAATCCAAGTTTTCTACCTGGCTTTTTGTGATTGCACGCAACCACTGTTTGAATGCGGTCCGAGCGAATAGCCGGCAGGCGACAGAACTCTCTGCCGACGATGGCGAAGAAATCCTGCTCGGTATTGCGGACAATTCTCCCAGTGCGCATTCCGTACTGGAACAGACGGCATCAGCGCAAATGGTTCGCAAGCTCCTGACGGAAGCGCTCGACGAGACGGAAAAGATGGTCTTCACCCTGCATTACGGCGAGGAGGTCTCGCTGGATGCAATCACGCGCCTGCTGCGGTTGGAAAACCAGAGCGGCGCGAAGGCTTATATCGTCAGTGCCAAGCGTAAACTGGCCCGCTTGGTGCAGCAAATGAAGGCACGTGGTCAATACGGAAGAGTTTGA
- a CDS encoding DUF1259 domain-containing protein, whose translation MRTCTLAAIVTLVVSLPASALAQTTGDPKAAEEWKAVEVVFGFPGANLPGGVVRFNMPRKDLHVTLGDAEIKPGLALGAWAAFHHVGDNDAMVMGDLVLTEVEAAPVIKALLDGGIEVTAIHNHLIGESPKIIYVHMGGHGDPVKMARTIKEAVGLTKTPLPQGGGTKETAADLGFDVVAVEKIMGRPGNVSGGVLHFSVPRAEKLTEEGMDTPPSMGAGTVINFQPTGNGRAAIAGDFAMTGKEVGAVMKALNDSGVQIVALHSHALDDVPRLFYMHFWANDDALKLAKGLRTALDNTNSAK comes from the coding sequence ATGCGGACATGCACTTTAGCGGCGATAGTCACGCTTGTCGTCTCCCTCCCCGCAAGCGCTCTGGCCCAGACCACGGGAGACCCGAAGGCGGCCGAGGAATGGAAGGCGGTCGAAGTAGTCTTCGGATTTCCTGGAGCCAACCTGCCGGGAGGCGTCGTCCGTTTCAACATGCCGCGCAAGGACCTTCATGTCACTCTTGGAGATGCTGAAATCAAACCGGGCCTTGCCCTCGGCGCTTGGGCTGCTTTCCACCACGTTGGTGACAACGATGCGATGGTCATGGGCGATCTCGTCCTAACTGAAGTCGAAGCCGCTCCTGTGATCAAGGCTCTGCTAGACGGAGGAATCGAAGTCACCGCGATCCACAACCATTTGATCGGCGAATCGCCAAAGATTATCTATGTCCACATGGGCGGGCACGGTGATCCGGTAAAGATGGCCCGGACAATCAAGGAAGCGGTCGGGCTTACCAAGACGCCTCTTCCCCAAGGCGGCGGCACAAAAGAGACTGCGGCAGATCTTGGATTCGACGTAGTCGCAGTGGAAAAGATCATGGGTCGTCCCGGCAACGTGAGCGGCGGCGTGCTCCACTTCAGCGTGCCACGTGCAGAAAAGCTCACCGAAGAAGGCATGGATACACCACCGTCGATGGGGGCAGGCACCGTCATCAATTTCCAGCCGACCGGAAATGGACGTGCTGCGATCGCTGGAGATTTCGCGATGACGGGCAAAGAGGTTGGAGCCGTTATGAAGGCCTTAAATGACAGCGGTGTTCAAATCGTAGCTCTGCACAGCCACGCGCTGGACGACGTGCCGAGGCTCTTCTATATGCACTTCTGGGCTAATGACGATGCCCTAAAACTCGCGAAAGGATTGCGAACCGCGCTCGACAATACAAACTCAGCGAAATGA
- a CDS encoding carbohydrate binding family 9 domain-containing protein: MSVKSVPTYLSRQRIGWQLFFYGLLTIATAAGARADDVPTTSVSVTSSPSITLDGLLDEPVWRAAPLMKLVQQAPKPGGVTSYETSVQVVVTTDRIYFGFICKDPDPRRIAVHTMRRDGDMAGDDTVSIVLDTYGDRRTGYFFQINAAAARVDGLISRSESASLDWDGIWDARTARTPDGWSAEIFIPSRTLSFTPGLNDWGLNLERFVPRERLWLRWSSPTLDSFLYDLSRAGMLTGIGELQQGKGIEITPYATGKTTQSYGDGPGRAWQGAFGGEITWKLTPQLVTVFTANTDFAETEVDTRQIKLTRFPLFFPEKRSFFLEGANQYTFGLNLGETFIPFFSRNVGLLDGAQIPIDAGVKLNGRVGKWNLAVLDVQTRETTVPDQVVQDLGLPSAVVPGTNLFAGRISYDLNENLRVGAIVTHGDPAGHRNNTLAGIDAVWRTSKFLRNKNLQFGAWTATTQGDVGRGSRMGWGFSADYPNDLFDCATSVNQYGEALEPLLGFLPRPGTRRTSASCAYQPRPSKDGPFRWIRQEFFENEYVRYTDPRGVLESWEYFMAPINVRFESGDRFEFNWNPHGETLSVPFEIAHGVTIRPGSYEFTRYRLEAQTSAHRPLQFGMTTWFGSFYNGHLTQWENYLKWTSPKGRVQLEADTENDFGRLPEGNFVQRLWQLQGAYAWTPNLVLSSFVQYDTESQNIGTNTRLRWTIRPGNDLFIVWNRGWQRLIVDPHDISIIPLSDVVAVKLRWTFRR, from the coding sequence GTGTCTGTCAAATCAGTCCCCACCTATCTCAGCCGACAACGAATCGGATGGCAATTGTTCTTTTATGGACTGTTGACCATTGCTACTGCGGCAGGCGCCCGTGCGGATGATGTGCCCACAACAAGTGTCTCTGTCACTTCATCCCCTTCGATCACACTAGACGGTCTATTGGACGAACCGGTTTGGCGGGCCGCGCCGCTGATGAAGCTCGTGCAACAAGCGCCGAAGCCGGGGGGAGTGACATCTTACGAAACGTCGGTGCAAGTCGTCGTGACTACCGACCGGATCTACTTTGGCTTCATTTGTAAAGATCCAGACCCACGCCGTATCGCCGTCCACACAATGCGACGCGACGGTGACATGGCCGGTGACGACACGGTAAGCATCGTGCTGGATACCTACGGCGACCGTCGCACGGGATACTTCTTCCAAATCAACGCGGCCGCAGCGCGTGTCGATGGTTTGATTTCCAGGTCGGAGAGCGCATCATTGGATTGGGACGGCATTTGGGATGCGCGAACCGCGAGGACGCCGGATGGCTGGTCGGCGGAGATTTTCATTCCATCGCGCACTCTGAGCTTCACGCCCGGCCTGAACGATTGGGGACTAAATCTGGAACGATTTGTGCCCCGTGAACGACTCTGGTTGCGCTGGTCATCCCCAACCCTTGATTCATTTCTGTACGATCTCAGCCGCGCCGGAATGTTGACGGGCATCGGAGAACTGCAACAGGGAAAAGGGATCGAAATCACACCGTACGCGACAGGAAAAACCACACAATCCTACGGAGATGGACCCGGACGAGCATGGCAGGGGGCCTTCGGCGGCGAGATCACCTGGAAACTTACTCCGCAACTGGTTACTGTATTCACCGCCAACACCGACTTTGCCGAGACGGAAGTAGACACGCGGCAGATCAAACTCACTCGCTTCCCGCTCTTCTTCCCGGAAAAGCGCTCCTTCTTCCTTGAGGGGGCGAACCAATACACTTTTGGTCTGAATCTCGGAGAGACGTTCATCCCATTCTTTAGCCGAAACGTAGGCCTGCTTGACGGCGCGCAGATTCCCATCGATGCCGGCGTCAAACTAAATGGGCGGGTTGGAAAATGGAATCTTGCTGTTCTCGATGTGCAGACGCGAGAAACCACGGTGCCCGACCAAGTCGTGCAAGATCTTGGACTGCCCTCCGCCGTGGTCCCGGGTACAAATCTGTTCGCTGGTCGGATTTCTTACGACCTCAACGAAAACCTCCGCGTAGGAGCCATCGTGACTCATGGCGACCCGGCTGGGCACCGAAACAACACGCTGGCGGGAATCGACGCAGTTTGGCGAACTTCAAAATTTCTAAGAAACAAGAATCTGCAGTTTGGTGCGTGGACCGCAACCACTCAAGGTGATGTCGGGCGCGGCAGCAGGATGGGCTGGGGTTTCAGCGCCGATTATCCCAACGACCTATTCGATTGCGCCACGAGCGTGAACCAGTACGGAGAAGCGCTGGAACCGTTGCTCGGATTCCTTCCCCGTCCCGGCACGAGGCGGACATCTGCCTCTTGCGCGTACCAACCGCGACCTTCCAAGGATGGTCCATTCCGGTGGATTCGCCAGGAGTTCTTCGAGAATGAATACGTCCGGTACACCGACCCGCGAGGCGTCCTGGAGTCTTGGGAATATTTCATGGCGCCTATCAATGTGCGTTTTGAATCTGGCGACCGTTTTGAATTCAACTGGAACCCACATGGTGAGACTCTGTCAGTACCTTTTGAAATCGCGCACGGGGTGACAATCCGGCCCGGTTCCTACGAGTTCACCCGGTACCGCCTCGAAGCACAGACCAGCGCTCACCGGCCATTACAGTTTGGAATGACGACCTGGTTTGGATCGTTCTATAACGGCCACCTCACACAGTGGGAAAACTACCTGAAGTGGACATCCCCAAAAGGCCGAGTACAGCTCGAAGCCGACACGGAAAATGATTTTGGACGCCTCCCCGAAGGAAACTTCGTCCAGCGTTTGTGGCAACTGCAGGGAGCCTATGCGTGGACTCCCAACCTTGTTCTCAGCAGCTTTGTGCAGTACGACACCGAGTCACAGAACATAGGCACGAATACCCGTCTGCGCTGGACGATCAGGCCTGGCAACGACCTCTTCATTGTTTGGAATCGGGGCTGGCAGCGCTTGATCGTGGATCCGCACGACATCAGTATCATTCCGCTCAGCGACGTGGTTGCCGTAAAGCTCCGCTGGACTTTCAGGAGGTAG
- a CDS encoding carbohydrate binding family 9 domain-containing protein has product MASAETAGAGTRIRLPKVATPPRLSDYLSRDSQPQGLRITEFTQREPNDGATATLETVAYLAYDEKNLYAVFVCKEDHRVLRAHVSRREEILDDDRVSITLDTFHDGRRAYEFFANPLGIQREGIITEGQDDDFSFDTLWHSEGHLTPEGFVVLIAIPFKSLRFHTASDATWGIALGRYSPVTKEFSTWPHLTEKIEAYVPQFATLEAMGDLTPGRNMQFIPYASFAGQRFLNIPDGTNPSIKTQNDWRGGLDAKFVLRDALTLDVTANPDFSQVESDEPQVTVNQRYEVFFPEKRPFFTEGSGFFQTPEDLFFSRRIVDPQFGLRMTGKVGPWALGVLASDDRAQGKVIPPGESFSGDRTDLGIVRVQREVGRQSTVGALVSRRHFGNSSNEVFSFDTRIKMGANWVFTGQAVQSRAHDLNGTHSSGSDYFAEVQHTGLHLTYFTNYLDRSPNFRADLGFIPRVDIRQLKNEAGYHWRPEHGSLVSFGPTLNTHMIWDHRGQLQEWLVDTPFSFTFKGPMFVSFGHLEEFERFQGIGFRENATYFIFSTQAVKWLGFDASYSHGTNINFVPASDVLPFVGKSDDASLSVTLHPTSRLRVDQTYIYSRLGTLATPREPGLPKSASVFNDHLFRTKVNYQFTRVLSFRAIFDYNATLPNQSLVNLDRSKRMTGDVLLTYLVNPGTAIYLGYTDRRENLSFDPADPSGLRRTGFPGFSTGRQIFVKVSYLFRF; this is encoded by the coding sequence ATGGCATCCGCCGAAACTGCAGGCGCTGGGACCCGTATTCGGCTCCCGAAAGTCGCGACTCCGCCCAGATTGAGCGACTACTTATCCAGAGACTCCCAGCCCCAGGGATTGCGCATTACAGAATTCACTCAGCGTGAGCCTAACGACGGCGCAACAGCCACGCTCGAAACTGTCGCCTATCTCGCGTACGACGAAAAGAATCTGTACGCGGTATTTGTTTGCAAGGAAGACCACCGCGTACTTCGTGCTCATGTCAGCCGCCGAGAAGAAATCCTCGACGACGATCGCGTCAGTATCACGCTCGACACCTTCCACGACGGGCGCCGAGCGTACGAATTCTTTGCCAATCCGCTCGGAATTCAACGCGAAGGGATTATCACCGAGGGACAGGACGACGATTTCTCCTTTGACACGCTCTGGCATTCGGAAGGACACCTGACGCCTGAGGGGTTTGTCGTCCTCATCGCAATCCCATTCAAGAGCCTGCGTTTCCATACTGCCTCGGATGCAACTTGGGGAATCGCGCTGGGGCGTTATTCCCCAGTGACCAAGGAGTTCTCCACATGGCCGCACCTTACCGAAAAAATTGAGGCGTATGTTCCTCAGTTCGCAACGCTGGAAGCGATGGGCGATCTAACACCGGGACGCAACATGCAGTTCATTCCCTATGCCTCGTTTGCCGGCCAGCGGTTTCTCAACATTCCTGACGGCACAAATCCATCCATCAAAACTCAAAACGACTGGCGCGGCGGACTCGACGCCAAATTTGTGTTGCGCGACGCGCTCACGCTGGACGTGACTGCCAATCCAGATTTCAGCCAGGTGGAATCGGACGAACCGCAAGTGACAGTGAACCAGCGCTACGAAGTTTTCTTTCCCGAGAAACGGCCCTTCTTTACGGAAGGCTCAGGATTTTTTCAGACGCCGGAAGATTTGTTTTTCTCGCGCCGCATCGTTGACCCTCAGTTCGGATTGCGCATGACCGGCAAGGTCGGCCCCTGGGCACTGGGCGTGTTGGCATCAGACGACCGGGCGCAAGGAAAGGTCATTCCGCCCGGAGAGTCATTTTCAGGAGATCGAACGGACCTGGGAATCGTCCGCGTGCAACGCGAGGTGGGCCGTCAATCGACGGTGGGGGCGCTCGTATCGCGCCGCCATTTTGGCAACAGTTCCAACGAAGTGTTTTCCTTCGATACCCGCATCAAGATGGGCGCAAATTGGGTGTTTACCGGACAGGCAGTCCAGTCCCGCGCTCACGATCTGAATGGCACCCATTCCTCCGGATCCGATTACTTTGCCGAAGTGCAGCACACTGGCCTGCATCTGACCTATTTCACTAACTATCTGGACCGCAGTCCGAACTTTCGCGCCGACCTCGGCTTCATTCCGAGGGTCGACATTCGCCAGCTCAAGAACGAAGCCGGATACCATTGGCGGCCAGAACACGGGTCACTCGTCAGTTTTGGACCCACACTCAATACCCACATGATCTGGGACCATCGCGGCCAACTGCAGGAATGGCTGGTCGACACTCCATTTTCGTTCACCTTCAAAGGACCAATGTTCGTTTCCTTCGGCCATCTGGAAGAGTTCGAAAGATTTCAGGGCATCGGCTTTCGCGAAAATGCCACTTACTTCATCTTCTCGACTCAGGCGGTCAAGTGGCTTGGCTTCGACGCCTCATACAGTCATGGGACGAACATCAACTTCGTTCCTGCCTCGGATGTACTTCCCTTCGTGGGAAAGTCGGACGATGCAAGTCTCTCCGTGACGCTGCATCCCACCTCACGTTTGCGCGTGGATCAAACGTATATCTATAGCCGCTTGGGAACGCTGGCCACTCCGCGCGAACCTGGGCTTCCAAAATCAGCTTCTGTCTTCAACGACCACCTCTTTCGTACCAAGGTGAACTATCAGTTCACGCGGGTGTTATCGTTTCGCGCAATTTTCGACTACAACGCCACCCTGCCGAATCAGTCGCTCGTGAATCTCGATCGTTCGAAGCGAATGACCGGTGATGTGCTGCTGACGTACCTCGTAAATCCCGGCACTGCGATCTACCTCGGTTACACAGACCGGCGGGAGAACCTCTCCTTCGATCCAGCGGACCCCAGTGGTCTTCGGCGCACCGGCTTTCCGGGATTTTCAACTGGGCGGCAGATTTTCGTGAAGGTCAGCTACCTGTTTCGCTTCTAG